The segment CAACAGATACACCCCTCTGTCAGTTCACTTAAAGGTATGTCTTCAGATACTAAGGCACCATCAACACTCATTTTACCAAATTCATTCATGATAACTGCCGGTTTCAGCGACTCCTTTAATGATTCAGCGAGCAAATGATTTAAGACAGTCGTTTTACCGCCACCTAAAAACCCACCTATAATAACTATTTTCATCTGCGACTCTCCTCTTATACTTCATATGAATAGCATATTCCAAGATAGATCTCCTATTGACTGACATGACTCTATATTCAGTTATAGTTCATTTTTTTTAAATAATCAGCATTACTATTTTAAC is part of the Sulfurovum riftiae genome and harbors:
- a CDS encoding GTP-binding protein, which gives rise to MKIVIIGGFLGGGKTTVLNHLLAESLKESLKPAVIMNEFGKMSVDGALVSEDIPLSELTEGCIC